In Desulfosporosinus youngiae DSM 17734, the genomic stretch ATAGCCTCCGCCACTCCGTCTTCTTCATTTGTGACAGTTACAATATCCGCTAATTCCTTTACTTCCGAACGGGCATTTCCCATGGCTACCCCAAGGCCGGCATATTGAATCATTTCTAAATCGTTGAAGCTATCTCCAATGGCCATTACCTCTTGCTGCTGAATTCCAAAACGGTCCGCCAAAGCGGCCAAGGCAACTCCTTTATTCACAGAGCCTTCGATTATTTCGAGAAAATGGGGTTTGGACTTGGTAATATGCACCTTGTTTCCGTAATGCTGACGCAAGAAGGGGGCTAATTTATCCAGATCAGACTCCGCCGCGATACAGAGGATTTTCTCCACCCCTTCCGGTTCCTGAGAAAGCAGCTTCGACAGGTCAGCTTCCTCAATTCGAACACTGGCGATCCGCGCGTACTCCTGTGACCATTCATTGAATGTTTGCGTAATCACTCGATCCTTGAGATAAATCTGAGCATAAATTCCCTGCCGGCTGACATCCTGAATAATCTCAGAGGCTAGAGTGCTGGGAATTACACACCGAAAAATTATTTCTCCGCTGACAGCCTGCTGAGTCATCGCCCCATGATAGGTGATCACTGGAACATCCAGTCCCAATTGCTTGGCATAAGGTCGTGTCGATATAGGCATCCGCCCGGTGGCAATCGTCACTTTTACCCCCTGCGCCTTAGCCTTTTGAATTGCTTCCACCACTCGCGGAGAGATTGTCCAATCATCCCTCAGCAATGTGTCATCAAGATCCATAGCTACTAAACGAATCGTCAAAGCCCTCACCCCTCCTCTGATTCAAACCCTATTCGTTAAGCAAATAACGTTTTAGATACTGCCCTGTATAAGAGGCCGGAAAATCCGCAATGTCCTCCGGTCTCCCCGCAATCAGCACCTCTCCACCCCGATTGCCGCCCTCAGGACCGAGGTCAACCAGCCAGTCCGCGGTTTTGATGACATCCAGATTATGTTCAATGACGAGAACGGTGTCTCCCCCATCCACTAGGCGGTGAAGCACCTGGAGAAGTTTATCAATATCTGCCGTGTGTAAACCTGTAGTCGGTTCATCGAGAATATAAATTGTTTTCCCTGTACTGCGCCGGCTCAATTCTGTAGCCAGCTTAATGCGCTGAGCCTCTCCTCCCGACAAAGTGGTTGCGGGTTGACCGAGGCGTATATAGCCAAGCCCCACATCTTGAAGGGTCTGAAGTTTGCGCGCAATCTTTTGGACTGCCTGGAAGAAATCAACCGCTTCATCGACCGTCATATCGAGGACTTGAGAAATGTTTTTTCCTTTATAGCGCACTTCCAAGGTCTCCCGGTTATAGCGTTTTCCCTCACAAACTTCGCAGGGCACATAGACGTCAGGCAGGAAATGCATCTCGATCTTAATGATTCCATCTCCCTTACAAGCCTCACAGCGCCCCCCTTTGACGTTAAAGCTAAACCGTCCTTGTTTGTACCCCCTCATTTTTGCTTCCGGAGTTATCGAGAAAAGTTCGCGGATAAAATCAAAAACGCCCGTATAGGTTGCAGGGTTTGAACGGGGGGTCCGTCCTATGGGAGACTGATCAATCTCAATTACCTTTTCCAGATGCTCCAGTCCCTTTAACTCCTCGTGTGCTCCAGGGCGGACCCGGGCCCGGCCAAATTTAGACGCTAATCCCTTAAATATAATCTCATTGACCAATGTGCTTTTTCCCGAACCTGAAACTCCGGTCACACAGGTAAACATACCCAAAGGAATACGCACATCGACATTTTTTAAGTTGTTTTCCCGGGCGCCCAACACTTCGAGCCACTTACCATTCGGCTGCCGCCGTTCCTTAGGTACAGTGATCTGCCTGGCACCGCTTAAATATTGACCCGTTACTGATTCCTGATTGGACTTAATCTCCTCGATCGGTCCTTCGGCCACCACTCGCCCGCCATGAGCCCCTGCACCGGGACCGATATCAATGATATGGTCGGCAGCAACCATCGTATCCTCATCATGCTCTACTACGATCAGGGTATTTCCGAGGTCCCGCAACCGCTTAAGGGTTGCCAGCAACCGGGCATTATCCCGTTGGTGGAGGCCGATGCTCGGTTCATCCAGGACATATAGGACACCCATTAAACTTGAGCCAATCTGAGTTGCCAGGCGAATCCGCTGTGCTTCTCCGCCGGAAAGCGTGCCTGCGGCACGTGCCATGGTCAGGTAATCCAGTCCTACATTCATTAAGAAACCCAGCCGTTCTTTGATTTCTTTTAAAATCTGGTGGGCAATGGTTTCTTCTTTAGGCGTAAGCACAAGAGAATTCACAAAACTAATCGCCTCTGTAATGGAAAGACGGGACAAATCATCAATCGAGATTCCGCCAACCTTCACCGCCAAAGCTTCAGGTTTTAGTCGTTTTCCCTGACATGCCGGGCAAAGATGTTCACTCATATACCCTTCTATTTCAGAGCGCACATAATCAGAGGTTGACTCACGATAACGGCGATCAAAAAAGGGAATCAGTCCTTCAAAATTGGTATTGTAGGTCTTTTCCTGATCAAATATATTTTGATACTGAAAGGTTATGGGGGTCTCTGTTCCATAGAGCAACCCCTTCCACTGGCTCTCATTGAGTTCCTGAATCGGAGTATCCATCCCGAAACCAAGGTTATGGGCCACGGCCTGCATCATTTTCGGGTAATAAACTGAGCTGGACTTGGCCCAGGGCGCTATTGCTCCTGCTTCTAAAGACAGGGAACGATCCGGAATGATCAGGTCAATATCCACCACCAGATTTGCCCCTAATCCTGTACACTTCGGGCAAGCTCCATAGGGACTATTGAAGGAAAAAAGACGCGGTGAGATTTCTTCGAGAGCAATCCCGCAATCCGGGCAGGCAAAGTTTTCGCTGAAACGCAGCTCGTCTCCATCAATGATATCTGCGATGACATTTCCCTCTCCAAGTTTAAGGGCTGTTTCTAAAGAATCCGCCAAACGTTCCGCAACTTCAGGTTTCAGAGAAATGCGATCAATCACAATTTCAATAGAATGCTTTTTATTTTTTGCCAACAGGATTTCCTCACTAAGGTCCCGGGCCTCCCCGTCAACCCGCACCCGAACATACCCCGCTTTACGAGCATCTTCAAAGACCTTTTGATGTTCTCCTTTTTTCCCTTTAACCAGTGGGGCTAATATCTGCAGTCTTGTCCGTTCCGGGAAACTCATTAATTGGTCCACCATCTGTTGAACTGTCTGCTGAGTAATCCCTTGACCACACTTTGGGCAATGGGGATGACCGATCCTTGCATAGAGCAAACGAAGATAATCTGAGACCTCAGTTGCCGTACCGACTGTGGAGCGGGGGTTGCGGTTGGTCGTTTTTTGGTCAATAGAAATCGCCGGGGAAAGCCCTTCGATAGAATCTACGTCCGGCTTGTCCATTTGACCCAAGAACTGCCGTGCATAGGCGGAAAGTGATTCTACATAACGCCGCTGTCCCTCAGCATAAATTGTATCGAAGGCCAGGGATGATTTTCCCGAGCCGGACAACCCCGTGATAACGACTAGTTTATTACGGGGAATGTCAATATCAATGTTTTTTAAATTATGGGCACGTGCTCCACGCACGCGTAGATAATCTTGGGTCATGTCTTGCCTCATTTCTTGCTATTATATGTTTAAGCTTGGGGACCGCTCTCTACTTGCACTTTCTTGCTTCTGATAAATGCAAGCGGAGACGGTTCTTAACTTGCTTAGCTTGTACTTTGTTTAATCCCCTAAGAGTACCATCCCTGTCCTTCCTTTTGGTCATCGTTTTCGGGCAGAGCCTTGTTTCCTGTGCGCTTTTTGGTCATAGCGGGTGTTTTTCCTGCCTTTTCCTTGTTGACTGGTCATTTTGTATTTGTTTTCTTCTCCTTTTAAATCAATCATAGCATCCCGGATTTCGGCCGCCCGCTCAAAGTCTAAGTCCCGGGCCGCGAGGCGCATTTCGGCTTCTAAGTTCTCAATTAACTGAGCAAGCTCGTCCGGAGGTAATTTGTTCCCATAAGCCTTTTGCGCCTCGGCCACTTTCGTAGCCTCCGGCCCGGCATATACAGCCTTGCGGATGGTTTGCGGAGTAATTCCTGATTTCTCGTTCCAAGCCATTTGAATTGCCCGGCGCCGGTTTGTCTCATTAAGAGCCTTCTGCATCGACTGAGTGATTTTATCTCCATACATAATAACTTTACCTTCGGCATTTCGCGCCGCACGACCAATGGTCTGAATGAGGGAACGATCCGATCTAAGAAACCCTTCTTTATCCGCATCAAGAATCGCCACGAGAGAAACCTCCGGCAGATCCAGTCCTTCCCGCAAAAGGTTAATCCCTACTACGACATCGATCTCGCCCAAGCGAAGTTCGCGGAGGATTTCCACCCGTTCAAGAGTCTTAATATCCGAATGAAGATACTTTACTTTGATATCCAAGTTGATAAAGTAATCCGTCAGATCCTCAGCCATTTTTTTGGTTAAGGTTGTGACCAGGACACGTTCATCGTTCTCGATCCGTTGGCGAATTTCTCCTAACAAGTCATCAATCTGACCTTTGGTCGGACGGAGAATAACTTCCGGGTCCAATAGCCCCGTGGGGCGAATGATCTGCTCGACAAGCATCGGACAATGTGCCAATTCATAGGGTCCTGGCGTGGCACTGACATAAACGCTTTGTTTAATTTTCCGTTCAAACTCAGCAAAGGTCAAGGGCCGGTTATCCAGAGCAGAGGGCAGGCGAAACCCGTAGTTCACTAAGGTGGTCTTTCGTGAGCGGTCCCCTTCGTACATCCCTCTTACCTGAGGAAGGGATACGTGGGATTCATCCACAAAAAGAATAAAATCCTCCGGGAAATAATCAAGTAAGGTGTAAGGAGTTTCTCCTGGTTCACGGAAGGTCAAGTGACGGGAATAGTTTTCAATACCATTACAAAAACCCATTTCTCTAAGCATTTCAAGGTCATAGCGGGTTCGTTGCTCCAGGCGCTGGGCTTCAATAAGTTTGTTTTCGGAATTCAAGATTTTCAATTGTTCTTCGAGTTCTATCTCGATATTCTCTGCCGCCAGCATAATCTTTTCTTGAGCAGTGACATAGTGTGAATTCGGGAAAATGGAGACATGATACCGTTCCCCCAGGATCTCCCCTGTCAGCATATTAATTTCATAGATATGCTCAATTTCATCTCCGAACATATCGACACGAATCACTCGTTCGCTGGAGGAAGCGGGGTAAATCTCCACAATATCTCCACGTACCCGAAAGGTTCCCCGGGTAAATGCTATATCATTGCGGTCATATTGGATCCCTATCAGCTTACGTAAAATCTCATTACGATCAATAACTTGTCCCTGTCTCAGGGAAAGGACAAGGTCTCGGTAATCCTCCGGAGAACCTAAACCGTAAATACAGGAAACGCTGGCTACTACAATCACATCACGACGCTCCAGCAGCGCGGCAGTTGCGGAGTGACGCAATTTCTCAATTTCCTCATTAATGGAGGCATCTTTTTCGATGAAGGTATCACTCGAAGGAACATAAGCCTCGGGTTGGTAATAATCATAGTAGCTCACGAAGTACTCCACGGCATTCTCAGGAAAGTACTCTTTGAACTCACTGTAAAGTTGGGCAGCCAAGGTTTTGTTATGGGCCAGTATTAGGGTTGGCCTTTGCACCTTGGTAATAATATTTGCCATCGTAAATGTCTTACCCGACCCAGTAACTCCCAGCAATGTCTGGTGGTTACTGCCATTTTTTAGACCTGCGGCCAAGGCATCAATGGCCTGGGGCTGATCCCCACCGGGTTGGTATGGGGCATGTATCCGAAATTCCATGCTCCGCTCTTCCTTTCAATAATAAAAATCTCTTAAAATGGCTGGCTATTATAAATGAGTTATGTATAAGTATAATCACTCAGTGTAATTGCTAAACTCCGATCTACTAAATGTATTTTACATCTACCCAAGCGCTTATACAAATCGAAAGAGACTTAGCTATTAAGTGTAATCTGACGAAAACAAACAAAAAGCCGAACATATATTCGGCTTAAGCAATATCATTTCTTTTTTAAACTGTGCTCAAACTAGTTTACACCCAGTACTATAAATAAACCGTTATTTTCCCTCTTCTTTCCCTTTATCCTTAGCCTGATCCCCCTGTTCTTTCGAAGCGTCTTTAGATTGCTCTGCTTGTTGCTTTAACATTTCCGGAGGAACCGTTTTAACTTGTTCATTTACGGTTTTCTCCGTGCCTAATACTTTCCCCTCAGCATCCAGATAATCTCGTGTTGTTTCTGTTTTCACCCGTTCCGTAACTTTTTCAACCCCCTGAGGAAGGCCGCCTTGCTGATCTCCGGACTGTCCCTCTTCCTTCTTTGTATCATTCTGCCCTTTTTCTTCGTCTTTGCTTTGCTCCTTTTCTTTAGAACCTTTATCCGAGGCTTGCTCCTTTTTCTTTTTATCTTGCTCTGCGCTTTGCATCGTTGTCGTATAACTTTTCTGAGTGACCGCCAGATTAGCTGGAGTAACTGCCTTAACCGCTACAACCTTAGCCGGTATTTCTCCTTGCTCGCTGGTAAGTGAATGCTCTACTTCCAGAGGTTCTTTCTTAATAACCTTCTGCGCCCATTGATAAGCATTAGCCCCCTGCAAATATGGAGCGGTATCAATATCCCCGCTTTGAGAGCCCTTGGACATCCTATCCAACGATGGGATACTAGCTTGTCCGCCAATCAGACTTATTTTTTTGTCCAGCTGCATTTGTTTGAGGACTTCACTGGCCTGCACGGCTAACTTTTCATTATGAGCCAAAATCCCTTGAACCGTATCCGGATTTTTCTGAAGAAAGTCTATCAGGCTTGTCCTGGCAACCGATTCGGAGCCTTTTGGAGTAGCGATGGTGTGTACTATGAGCTTGGGATACTTGCTCAGAACTGCCGTATTGCCTGCTAAGAGTTCTTGAGAGCCGGTTTCGTTCGGGTCTCCCTGTAGGACAATGACTTGACCTTCGCTCGTTTTACCTACCAATGTTTGGGCCATAAGCTCACCGGCTTTTTCTTGGTCCGGAATTATTATTCCTTCAGGCTTTACTCCGGACGGAAGCTGAGTTAAGGCTAAAACAGGTATCTCTTCGGCTTGGGATTTTTGTAAAATACTCGTATCTCCCCCTTGATAAATTAGAATCTTGGCGTCCTTCAAAGGGGATTCTTTTTCCGATTCGCTGTCCATATACTTTATTTGTACATCTTCTTTCTTGGCCAGATCTTCAATCCCTTTAGAAATAAGTAACTTATTAGGGTCCTCATTATTTAGCGAAACTGCAATAATGGTTTGATCCTGAGTCTTAGCTGAAGTTTTATTTTTATTTTTTCCTAAAAGGTCTTGTAGACCACAGCCACTTATGGTTAAACTAAGACATAGAGGAAAAAAGATGAATAAGAATCGCAACTTCTTTGACATGTCAACACTCCTTTCGGGGCTCTCACGCAATTCTTGAAATTAGTTTTCCCTCGTCGCCTTAAAAAATGCAGTATATAAATTCTTTACTGCTTCACAACTATTAAGGAGGGCTTTTATTTGCCTATTAAATTGGAACACGTATTAAAGCGTGTACAAGCTCTTCCTCCTCTGCCAACATCTGCTTTACGGGTTATTGCCTTAACTAAAAACCCTGACACAACTGTAAAAGATCTGGAAACCGTGATCAGTCAGGATCCCTCACTCGCTGCAGGGATCTTACGACAAGCTAACTCTGCGTATTACGGCTATGCAAGGCGAATCTCATCTCTCCAAGAAGCCATCGTCATGCTTGGTTTTCAGGTGACACAAGGGTTAGCAATGGCTTCTGCCGTCGCCCCGTTACTTAAAACCAATCTTTTAGGTTATGAGATCGAACAAGAGGGCCTCTGGAAGCATTCAATGCTGACTGCCATGACCGCCAAACGTCTTTGTCAATATAAGAAACTTCCTTATGGAGACACCGCCTTTACTGCAGGTTTGCTTCATGATATCGGAAAACTGGTGATCTCTGTTTATGTTCAGGAAGTAGGCAGTTTTCTGGTCGAGAAAGTAAAGGAGGTAAAGCTTTCCTATGTTGAACTTGAGGAAAAAGTTATAGGCTATAACCATGCTGCTGTCGGCGGCTTCCTGGCAAGAAGCTGGTTTCTGCCGGAAGATCTTGTTTCCCCAATTTCTTACCACCATTCTCCTTCACTTGCCCCAAGTTATCCTGAACTTGCCAGTGTCGTTCATGTTGCTAATGGGCTGGCCAATTTACTGGGAATCGGCGGCGGCGTGGATAGTTTGCTAAATCCTATACAACAGGAAGCACTTGATCGACTATCCCTTGAGGAAACCGATCTGGAATATTTGCTGGCTGACCTTGGAGAATTTCTTGTCGATCCGAGCCTATTTAGTTAAGCTTAAATAGAATCAACTTTTGATGTGTAAATCACATAAAATTTGATTAGTTAAGGTTTCCCTATAGCTATCCACTTGATCAAAATTTACGGCTTCCATATAAATCCCTTTAAGCTGAGACCTGTTCGTTTGCCAAGACGCCAAGGTCTCTTTTAATGTATTACTTAAAGGCCGATCCAAACCTTGATCTTTCAAGTTCTCCGGATTTCCTTGCCAGATTGCTAAATGCCGCTCAGGAAAGGCAATCCCGATTACTTCATCTGGATTGAGGGGATGCAGAACGATCTCAATCAGCTGTCCTAATTGCTGGGCTTCGCGCAGAACCCAATCTAAGGCGTCTAAGGTTTCATCCCCTTCCAGCCGGATTTGATCAAAATCCGTCAGGAAATGGGGCGCAAGATTCAACCACCCTTCTGCAGTTAAGCCGTGCAGGAAAAACGGGTTGATGACACTCTTTTGCAGCAGCTTCAGAGCATTTTCAGCCAGCGGCCAAGGGCCGCTATTTTCTTTCTTTACTTTTAACTGAGCTGAATTTCCCAATATCCAAGACATAGTTCCTTTTTCCCTAGACCGCTTTGAGCCCCTGGCGCCTATCACCGAGCTTAGTTCTGAAGCCAGCTCATCTTCCAACCTTATTTGCAAATCCAGCAACCGTTTCTCAATCTCTATTATTGACGCACGCTGCCTCTCTAATTTTAGTTCATTACAAAACAGACTGAAATCCGCGAATTTCTCAACGACACCCGGAGCTTGCCAACGAAGCGGAGAAACCTCCATGGCATCCAGCATTGCTAAACCCATCCGGGGCATGACAAAACCTGCCATAGAATTCGGGTCGCGTACTGACCTTAAAAAATCAACGTCATATCCCCGATCCAACAATTCTAAGCCAATAACTTTTATCATCGTCGATTTTCCTGTCCCGGGTCCTCCCACCAGAACATAAGCTCTTTGCCAATTCGGCATCATGTTGGGTAATAAGGATATGTACCCCCTTGTAGTTAGCCCCTCGGCAAAGTAATGTCGCACCCCGTTCTTATTTTTCATGCTTATTACCCCCGTCGTTTTTTCAGTCAGCGTAGTCTATGCAAAATCGTGGTCCGAGGTTCTAGGCTCAGGGTTCGAACTAAAAATTTCAATTAATTAAAACAAAAGGATGTGCAACAACATTTAGTGTTACACATCCATAATATAAGTTCTATTTGAGTTTCTCTCGCAGAGTCTGCAGCGCCTTTTGAAGTTGAGGGTCAAAATTGGTGTCTTGAGGAGTAATAGTGGCTTGTTGTCCTTTGGGCAGCTCAGCCACGATATCGGGTTCGATTCCCTTCTTGTGGATATCCAACTTATTAGGGGTTAAATATTTAGCCGTTGTTAGTTTAACACTGGTCCCTCCATCTAAAGGGAAGATCGTTTGCACAATCCCTTTCCCAAATGTTTTTACTCCCACCAGGTTTGCCGTTCCTTTGTCCTTGATCGCTCCGGCAACGATCTCGGCGGCAGAAGCGCTTTCCTCGTTTACAAGTACGACCATCGGCATTCCCAGATAGGTACCTGTTGCCATCTTTGTATCAACGTTCCCTTGTTTATCAACTATATAAACAACCGGACCGTCGGGAATGAAGTAACTGGCAACTTGTACGGCCGCATTAAGCTCTCCGCCGTGGTTATACCTCATATCCAGGATGAGTCCTTTAAATTGCTTGATATTCATTGTATTAAAGGTGTCCTTAAGTTCCGTACCGGTATCGGAGCCAAACTGGGTAATACTGATATAGGCTATGTCCGGGTGCCCGGGCAAGGCCTGCCCGTCAACGGTCGGAACAGTGATGTTTTCCCTGGTTAAACTCACTGTGAAGGTCTTATTCGTGCTCTCTCTGTAGACTGCCAGGTTTACCTTTGTGCCGGGCTCCCCACGCATCAACCCTACTGCTTTATCCTGGTCCATCCCAGCTGTATCGGCATCGTTAATCTTACTGACCACATCACCCGATTGGATTCCAGCCTTGCTGGCCGGCGAATTCTTAATGGGGCGTAATACAACTAGCTTTTTGGGATCCTTGAGGCTCAGAACAATTCCTATCCCACCGAACTTTCCCTCAAGTATTTCAAACAATTCTTTGTTCTCTTGAGCATTCATGTATGTGGAGTATGGATCTCCTAAGATTTCTACAATCCCTTTTGTCGCACCTTCCACTAGCTGAGATGTCGATACATTTTCTAAGTAATCATGGCGGATAAGCTGTACAACATGCACTAGCCGCCCCACGTTATTGACGTTAGCAATTACAATCCCACTTACCAACGTGGTCACCAGAACAGAAAAAATCAGGAAGATGACTCCAACACGTTTGGCAACTCGTTTCATGTTCCACTCTTGCAATCTATTAAACCCCTTCCCTTTCTTACACTGCCAGAAATATAACGTTCTTAGACCTGCTTCTATTATATGCTTATACTTATCCAGAAATACTGCTTATCCATTAATTAGGAAAATACTGCAGAGGGTCAGTCGTGTTTCCGCCCACTCGGACTTCAAAATGCAAGTGTGCACCTGTGCTCCATCCTGTCGAGCCCACAGCCCCAATCACTTCATTGGCCTCAACGGCTTGACCTTCACTGACATCCAGGCGGGACTGATGCCCATAGAGTGTCGAGATCCCACTGCCATGGTCAATAATTGTCATATTTCCGTAAGCCGTATTCCATCCGGCTACAATGACAACTCCTGCTCCGGCGGCATAAATCTTAGTCCCGGTCGGAGCGACAATATCCGTACCGGTATGCAAACTGCGTTTTTTCGTAATCGGATGAGTCCGCCAGCCAAAGGGGCTGCTAATCTGATAATAGCCGGGTACCGGCCAAGTTGAAATTGTGCCATTCCCGCTCTTTCCTTTACCGGCCTGGGCCGCCTGCAATTTGCGAATCTTTTCTGACAGGGCTTTAGACTCGGCTTCCAGCCGATCAACCTCATCAAACGCCGCTTGTTGGGCTTTAAGATTCTGATCTAAAGCATCTCGCTGCTGGGATTTTTTCTTCTCCAGATCCATGCTGACTGCAGCCGCCTGGGCTTGAATCTTGGCAGCTTGATCCCTTTTGACTTGCAGCTCGCTCTTTTTCTGGTTAATCTGAACCTTTTGCTCTTCAATACCCGCCAACAATTGACGATCGTTGTCCACTAGTTTGGTGAAATATTCCATACGTGTAATGAAATCGCTAAGGTCTGAGGACTGGAAGAGCAGTTCCAAATGGCTAATCTGCCCACTCTCATAAATTCCCCGGGCTCGTTTTCCCAGGGCCAGCCGACGGTCTTCAAGTTCCGCTTGTTTTTGCTCCAATTCCTTTTGGGCTAAGGTGACCTGGTTTTGTGCTTGTGTATAAGCAAGCTTCTTCTGATTCAAATCTGTTTGAGCCTGTGCAACTTCAGTTTCTAATTTAGCCAGCTGATTTTTCATTATGTCGGACGTATAGGTAAGCTTGTTTAGCTTCCCTTGAGCTTGATCTTTCTTGTTTTGAATGTCCTGCTGCTGTTCAATACTTTCTCCAAGCTGATCGGCCCGGGAAGGCGATGCCATGTTCCCAAGCAAAAGAAGACTAACCAGCACGGTTGGTATGACTTTCTTCCCAAACAAACTGCTCCACCATCCTTACCTAAAATTCTTGTCCCTTTAAACACGAGCTTCTATGTGTCAAATACCTAAACCGTCATATGTAAGCTGCCTGCAAGTCGGGAACCGTCCCCCAACTTGCCTGCGCTTCCTAGGTACGAAGGAATTTCTGCAGAGAAAATCCGCTTCCTATTGCACCCATCGCCATGCCCGCCAGCAATAGACCAACCGAAACCTGACGAAAGAGAAGTTCATTCTGAACAACCGGCAAAAAAGTTAATGATGATTGGACATACATAACGATGGAATTGTAACCTAATCCAACAATGATCGCTGCCAGTGCACCTCCAACAAGACCTAATGCTAATCCTTCAATAAGGAACGGCCAACGGATAAAGCTATTACTTGCACCCACTAATTTCATGATCTGGATTTCCCGGCGGCGAGAAAAGACGTTCATTTTAACATTAATGGAAATAAGCACAACCGCTGCAGCACCAAAGGCAGCGACTACACCAAAGCCAATCCATCTCAGCCATTGTGTAAATTTTAAGAGCTGCTCCACAAAATTCTGCCCATAACGCACTCTCTCAACTCCAGGAAGGGCTTCCACAGATTCAGCCAAAGCTATAACATTCTGGGGATCGGCTGCCTTGACCGTCAACTTATCGGGAAAAGGGTTTGTTCCCCCTAAATCAGCCAGTATATCCTTTTCCTGCCCTCCCATTGTTTTGCCGAAATCCTCGAGGGCTTGCTCCTTGGTTACCCAGGTCACTGATTCGACTCCCTGCATTGCCTGAATCTTACTTTGTAAAGCTTGGACTTCTTCCGGGGTCGCGCTCATTTGCACAAATGTGGCAATCTCTAACTCAGATTCAAAAGATCTTGCCATATTCGAAGCATTGGCTAAGAAAAAGATCGAATACCCCAGGATGACCAGTGAAACCATGACAGTAATCACGGAGGCAACACTAAGCCAAGGATTGCGTCTCATAGAGTTTAGTGTTTCACGAAGAATATAGCCAGAGGAATCAAG encodes the following:
- a CDS encoding S41 family peptidase, yielding MQEWNMKRVAKRVGVIFLIFSVLVTTLVSGIVIANVNNVGRLVHVVQLIRHDYLENVSTSQLVEGATKGIVEILGDPYSTYMNAQENKELFEILEGKFGGIGIVLSLKDPKKLVVLRPIKNSPASKAGIQSGDVVSKINDADTAGMDQDKAVGLMRGEPGTKVNLAVYRESTNKTFTVSLTRENITVPTVDGQALPGHPDIAYISITQFGSDTGTELKDTFNTMNIKQFKGLILDMRYNHGGELNAAVQVASYFIPDGPVVYIVDKQGNVDTKMATGTYLGMPMVVLVNEESASAAEIVAGAIKDKGTANLVGVKTFGKGIVQTIFPLDGGTSVKLTTAKYLTPNKLDIHKKGIEPDIVAELPKGQQATITPQDTNFDPQLQKALQTLREKLK
- a CDS encoding murein hydrolase activator EnvC family protein; protein product: MFGKKVIPTVLVSLLLLGNMASPSRADQLGESIEQQQDIQNKKDQAQGKLNKLTYTSDIMKNQLAKLETEVAQAQTDLNQKKLAYTQAQNQVTLAQKELEQKQAELEDRRLALGKRARGIYESGQISHLELLFQSSDLSDFITRMEYFTKLVDNDRQLLAGIEEQKVQINQKKSELQVKRDQAAKIQAQAAAVSMDLEKKKSQQRDALDQNLKAQQAAFDEVDRLEAESKALSEKIRKLQAAQAGKGKSGNGTISTWPVPGYYQISSPFGWRTHPITKKRSLHTGTDIVAPTGTKIYAAGAGVVIVAGWNTAYGNMTIIDHGSGISTLYGHQSRLDVSEGQAVEANEVIGAVGSTGWSTGAHLHFEVRVGGNTTDPLQYFPN
- the ftsX gene encoding permease-like cell division protein FtsX, which translates into the protein MMLDSSGYILRETLNSMRRNPWLSVASVITVMVSLVILGYSIFFLANASNMARSFESELEIATFVQMSATPEEVQALQSKIQAMQGVESVTWVTKEQALEDFGKTMGGQEKDILADLGGTNPFPDKLTVKAADPQNVIALAESVEALPGVERVRYGQNFVEQLLKFTQWLRWIGFGVVAAFGAAAVVLISINVKMNVFSRRREIQIMKLVGASNSFIRWPFLIEGLALGLVGGALAAIIVGLGYNSIVMYVQSSLTFLPVVQNELLFRQVSVGLLLAGMAMGAIGSGFSLQKFLRT